CCCCAGATGCCGTATTTTCTTCTTCCAGCACGACAATCTGTATTTCTTCCGGGTCGCTCGCGACAGACCCACGAAATGCAAGTACCTGGAGCGTAACTTCACCGGTTGCACGCGGCGTATAATCCAGCACCGCCGTGAGCGTTTGCTCGCCTGCGACATTTTCCGAAGACACAGTCTTAACAACCTGGCCTTCTGCAAAGAGTTGAACGCGCGTCACGCCAGTAGAATCTGTTGCATTCACGCTGACGAGTACAGGCTCATCCACTGTGAATTCTGCACCGTTGCTGGGCGACACAATCGAAACGTGCGGCTTACCTGTCGGTTCAGCCGTCTCAATATCAATGGGTTCCGGGGTTGGTGTTGCAGATTGCCCACCCAGATTACACGCCACTGCCGTAAACAATGCTAGGAGCGCTATATAAATCCACCCTCGCATGTTAGTTGTATCCTCTCCCATAAGGTGCTGTTGGCAAAAGCTGCTCAAACAAACACTTCTGATTCTATCACTACCTTAACATGGGCGAAACACGGACCACAACCGCTAACGCCCATACTCTCTAAGACACCACATCAACGCGAATGGTTTCTAATGCGTCGATTGGCAAAGCGCCCCGGTGTAAAATATGCGGCACTTGATGGAACAATAAAGGTGCTGCGCCTGCCTCAATCTGCTGCCGATAGTAAGCAAATGTTGCCGCAGGCAGGGTATCCATATCAGCCAGCTTCTCTATAGCAAATGGCTCAAAGCGCGCTTGAGATGGGTGGCTGCCGGAATAGTAAATCACTGTGTTCGCCTCAGAAAACCCCATTGTGACGACATCAATGCGATACCACGCTGTAGGGAAACGCTTCTGCCAACCTGCCTGCCGGAGTGCTGCATAAACACGCTGCGGCGGCACAGGAGATGTATGAATAACGTCATTCCACAAGCACCCAAGCCGTTCAATCTGCCGTTGCAGCAACCATTCACGCCCCTGATATTTACGTGTGTGCTGTGCGTAAAGTTCAGGCTGTGTCTCCTTCAGCCGATTCAACGGCTCAAGCATCTGCCCCACAGGTGACGAAGGCACACGATGGTAGACATAAGGCATAGACATCCTTCCCGTATCGTCACGGACATGGTGAACTTACAGATACGACCTGCCATGTACGATCACTTATTTAGACCACCATCCTACACAAAAGGTTCGGTAGTGCGCGTATAAAACGTATAAAAGCGCGCCTCGCACATCAAATATCAACCCCATCACAGGGGGAAGAAACGAATAAAGGTTACGAAGCGCGAACTAAGCGAGCGAAAAGAGGAAAAACGAGGTGATTATCCACAGTGTGCTGTAGAGCAACGCCCGCTTCTGATGGCGCTCAGCAGCATACAGGATAATCGCAATTTGCAGCCCAACAATGAAGCGATAAATACCAATGGGCTCACGGTAAGTCGAAAAAGGGACGAAGAACATAATGACCACATGCGTCACCAGCAGCCACGTATAAAACGACACCGTGCCTTTAAGGAAATCCTGTATACAGCGCCATAAGCCCCAAAAAGTTGGAATCAAGACGAAGGGGAGCAGCAAACTGCCAAAGATCAAGACCATACGCAATCGTATTTCAGCAGGGACATCCGTTACAATACGGATGACGCCCATAAAGGGTATGATCTCGAAGCCAGTCGCCTTCGCACCGCCGGAGCCAATGCCGAACTGCCCCAGGTACATATATAAAATAAGCTGCCAGACCACAAAGGGAATCAACGTCAGCAAGCCAAAGGGAATCGCGATCTTCCAGTTCCGCTGCGTCAGCAAATAGATGCCACAAGCCAGGGGGATGAGGATCGTGGTCTCGCGGGTGAGGAGCGCCAAAGCAAACGCAATCGCACTCAGCCACCAGCGTGGGTGCAAAAACAGCCAGATACCACCCAATGCCAGCGCGTAGGCGAGCGGCTCCGATAAACTCAGGCGCACAGCCCCCAACGTCCCAATCGTCAAGCCATACGTTAGGGCATACCAGCGACTTGCGCCGAGCTGCACCAACAAATCTTCGAGGATAGCCGTCCCTGCCGCCAGCGATAACACACCGATGAACAGGAAAATCCAGGGAATGAGCGCGACATTGCCAAAGGACAGCACCCAGGCAATCCCAGGCATCAAAATACGCTGAAAACGATACGCTGGAACGTCAATATATTGGGCGGCTGTAGAAGGATCACGAGCGATGTAATAATTAAATTGGCCGTCATAGCCTTCTGTGCCGTTTTGCTCTTCCGGGATACCTTCGCTAAATTGAGTGCCGATGGTCACAAGCGCGAGTGGGTCGTTCCCATTGATAACGATAATCACGAGCGAAACAGCCAGAGAGAGAAAAGCTGCGATCATCCAGGGACGCAGCTTTTGGAGAAGTTGAAGCATGTCAGAATACCCTTCGTGAGTGGAGGGATTGACAGGATATATTCATCTGAACGGCACAAAAACGACGCATCACGGTTGCTACAAGGAGCAGCTCCGGTTAATGCCGAATTTTAGCTAATAGGCTCTTTGTATATAGCGTAGCGGCCCATATCATCGCCCTTGGCAATGCAGGTCTCCATATCGACCTTGAACTCGCTACCGCCAGAGACCCAGCGCAGGCCCTCTTGCAGCAAGCCCTGCCCCACAAAGCAAACGGCCCGGTCGGACTGGCGTTCCCAACACATGGGGCAGCGCTCCAATGTGTAGATAATCTTATCGCTGCCTTCGTCATAGACGTTTGAAATCTGGTCAGAGAACTGCGAGAAGATATTCGCCATAGCCGGGACGCCAATTTTGAGCTTCGCGTTCAGCGGCAGCACCTTAAACGCCAAGTCGCCCACACCAGCCAGCGCGCCAAATGCACGCAAGCCCTGGGCAAAGGTTGCACGGCCGGCACGCAATGCCAAGCCACGACCACCACGCGGACCATACATTTCTTCTAAGGCAATATTCAGCGCTGTATAGTCCGCAAAATCAAATTCTTTTTCCAGGTTATCAGGCGGGAAGTTGCCGATATATTCTGATAAACCAGCCAGGTTCAAAATCGCATTTAAGCCATTTTCGCCCATGACCTCTTCCATCGCTTCGAGCGTGATACGGGCGAACTTATTAGGATAGTAATACCCTGACTTTTTTCTCTCAGGTGGCATACGCCTGGCCTCCAATTGGTCCATAGGTAATGCGCATCAAATGCACAGCTAAGTAAAACCCCGCTGGCCGGTGGCACCCAAGCACACAGAGCGGTGCAATCGTCCAGTCACCAACGGGATCGCGATATAACGCAATTTTAGCGGCACACCAAGTTCGCTGCAAATCAGCAGGTCAGCAGATCAACCTGCTGTTTAGCCAGCCATGATGACCAGCGGGTCATTGGCTTGCTGTGTGTTTGGCAGCCTGCCTTGCATACTATAGGGGCCTGTCCATGTCACTTCGACATTGACAAGATGCCCTTTCAAATCTTGCTCACTCTCGAAGAAGACGAGCTTATTCTGAGGGGTACGTCCACGCCATTTACCCCGATGCTCGTCCTCGACCAGTACTTCTACAATTTGCCCAAGATACCGCTGGTTAATTTCACCGACGACCTGTGCTTGCAATTCATCAAGCATGGCATGACGGCGCTTTTTCTCTTCTTCCGTCACATCATCTTCCATACGTCGATCACTGACGGTATTCGGGCGCGGGCTGTAGCGAGCGAGATGCGCCTTATCAAGTTTTAAATCTGCCAACAGTTCATATGTCTTCATGAACTGTGCTTCCGTCTCGCCAGGGAACCCAACGATAATATCGGTGTGGATAGCGACCCCTGGGATCCGCTTACGGATTTTCTCCACAAGGCGGCGGTACTGGGCATTGGTATAACCACGGCGCATCGTCGCCAGCACGTCATCATCACCCGCCTGCACAGGCACTTCGATAACGGGCATAATGCGGGGCAGTTCAGCGACGGTATCCAGCAGCTTGTCAGACATCCAATTGGGATGGCTGGTCAGGAAGCGAATACGCTCAATCCCCATTTCTTCAGCGATGCCATGGGTAATGCGCAGCAGATCAGCCAGGTCCGGGCCATCAGGGATGTCTTTACCGTAGCGATCAACGATCTGACCCAAAAGCGTCACTTCTTTGACGCCCTGTAGCGCTAAGCTGCGGACATGCCCCACAATTTCACCGATGCTGCGGCTGCGTTCTACACCTCGGCGGTACGGAATGATGCAGAAGGTACACGCGTGGGAGCACCCATAAACGACCGGCACATGGGCCGATATGAGGGTATTGCGTTCGTGCAACGGCAGGATAATCTCGCCATCCTGCATCTGGTCCCGCTGTTGACGTGCCTCTTCTTCCATCGCCCGCACTTCGCTCTCTGCGAAGCGGTCGTTCAAAAACTCGACCATAGGCTGCGGGTCTGAAGGTGCCATAAACACATCGACCTGGGGCAGACGCTTCCGTAAATACAGCGGATCACGAACGCCAACAAGGCATCCCATCACGCCAATAATCTTATCAGGTTTTTTTTCCTTTAATCCCTTAAGGATGTTCAGACGTCCATAGGCTTTGTCTTCCGCGCTCTGGCGTACCACGCACGTATTGACGACGAAAATATCGGCATCATCCGGGTCTTCAGAAGCGGTATGCCCCATGCGTTCCATTTCAGAAGCAAGCCGCTGAGAATCAGCAACGTTCATCTGGCAACCCAGGGTATAGATATGATAGCGCATAGGTGATTATCTAACTCTCGGCTTATGTCATCGTGCGCGTATTGTATCGGAGAGAAAAAATACCGTCAATGCGGGGGATAACGGAGCCAAACACAATAGGAGCCTTTATGACGTATCTATATGATGCATTAATCCCTGGCTGTATGCGTATCACTGTCAAAAATCAATACGCAGCTATCAGCGGCGACGAACGACTAACAAGGTGCGATGCTCGTTTGTTTCGATCCCACGAGACGTGCTGTAACGCTGGATAATATCCTGGACGCCCTGCCAATGCGTCTCCATTGCAAAATCCGACGGAACAGGCACAGCTTGCAGCCAAAAAATCAATGATTCCACATCGAGAAACCGATATGGCACATCATAACTGGCCTGTACCAATACATCACAACCCGCAGCCTTAAAGCGTCGCCCCATTTTATATGGGTCAGTCCCATCATTATGCTGTGGACGCTGGCCGAATGCCCTGTAGATATTCGCTGTATTGAGCCACCCGACCTGCTGTGTGATAAAGACTGCCCCCGGCTTGAGCACCCGCAAGACCTCACCCACGTCATAAGGCGCATGACGACACAGAACCACATCAAAAGCATTGTCATCGAAGAGTAACTTTTCGCTGCGCATAACACGGAATGAGAGTTGGTATTGCTGGGCACTGCGGGCGTTGGCCTGCGCTGTCTGGATCATCGCTTCATCTGCATCGACACCAACAGCACTGCCCAACAGAGGCAATAGTTTTAAGAGTCGCTCACCACCCCCTGTCCCAATATCCAGCACACGGGCATGTGTTGATAAATAAGGCACAACGACCTGCTCATAATCCCAGGGAACAGGGTCTCGTTGGTCACGAACACGGCTGAAATCCCAGCCCTCGCGCTGACCAACACGCAGCGCCATATCTTTTAGAATTGCTTGTGATACCATCATGCCGCCTCCTTTGGGTCATAATGGCTTATAACGGCCCATTTTAAACCGCCTATGACACCTTGTCAATCATCCTGAACGCTAAAATTATCGGACACGCCACATATAAGTCATCGCTATGGTCATGCATACCCAAAGCCCTTACAATATAAATAAACGATGAGGTACCCGTTGTGTTGATACACAGCCAAGGGTATACTGCTAACGTTTGTACTGTTGTTCACAATATCTTCCATACGAGAGCAGAAAATGATGCAAAGAAAACTGTTCATTGTGTTAGTCGGTATCAGCGCGCTCCTTTTAGCCGCCTGCGGTACCGCTGCGACACCGCCTTATGTTGCGACGAGCACCCCCATCGGCTTTGAAGAAGAAGCCCAGGCTGAAGAAGAAGTCGCTGTCGTACCGACTGAAACAACCGAGCCAACTGAAGAAGTGACCGAAGAGGCCACCGAGGAAGTGACTGAAGAAGCGACCGAAGAGGCCACGGAAGAAGCGACTGAAGAGGCCACGGAAGAAGCGACTGAAGAAATCGACACACAAGATGTCGAAGAAGAAGCCACTGCTGAAGCAACCGAAGAAGCGACTGCTGAAGATGAAGAAACCGATACTGAAGAAGCCGATACTGAAGGCGACAGCACAGGTGGCGCTATCGACCAGGAACGCGAAGACGAGATTGCTTTCTGGGTCGATCTTGCTTCTGCCAGCAATGGTGAAGCTATCTTCAATGAAACATTGCAGGTTGCTGATGGCACCATGTGGGCCTGCACCACATGCCATGACATCTCGCAGAACATCCAGGGCGTCGGGCCTTCATTGGTCGGCATTAATGAGCGCGCAGGCGAACGGGTCGAAGGCGAAGGCCCCCTGACCTATCTCTACCACTCAATCTACGATTCGCAGGCATTCCTTGTGCCAGGGTTTGAAAATAATGCCCTGCATATGCCTGTCTTCGGCGAAACAGGCGTGCTATCCGATACGCAAATCTACGACCTGATTGCGTACCTGCAAACCCTGCCAAGCGAATAAAGCACAACATCATCATTGACTAAAAACAGGGCCGAAATGGCCCTGTTTTATTTTGTCGGTCTCGTCTATCGAGTTCATATTAAGAGCGCACCTCAAAATGGTAAAAACCTTTAACTAGAATGACTTACAAGAATTAACCTCTATTTCACATGGCCTTGTTAAAGTAGAAAGTATGTTCAACCTGGACAAGGACATTTCATGTATATACCGCGCCTGGGCACCGCCGACCTGCATATTCACACGTCCGCCAGTGATGGTGTCGCACACGTTCATGAACTCTTGAATTTCATCACCCATCATCGCCCTATGCTCGATGTCATTGCCATCACGGACCATGACACGCTTGACGCCAGTTTGTGGGCCTACGAAGGGCGGCATCAATACCCTTTTGATATTGTGCCCGGTGTAGAAGTCAGCAGCCGGGGTGGGCACGTATTAGCGCTTTGGGTCACGACGCCTATCCCAAGAGATATGAGCCTGCCGGAGACAGTGGCAGCCATCCACGAAGCAGGCGGGGTCGCCATCCTGGCACACCCCTTTCATGTCGAGATTGACGTCAGCCGGCACAACGCACGCCGTCACTGGCAGCACCCGAGCGTGTTATTAGATTGTGGGTTAGATGCAATAGAAAGCTACAATGCCGGGGTTGTAACCCCAGGTAGCAACTGGTTAGCAGGATATTTCGCGCGTAAAATAGGGTTAACTGTCACTGGTAGCAGCGATGCCCACACACTTGGCGCAGTTGGCACAGGTGTGACGCGCTTTACAGGCCATACCAGTGTGCACCTGCGCGCGGCATTTGCAGAACAAAGGACACGGGCAGAAGGACGGACATGGCCGATCATCGAGTACGTCAATTATTTGCGGCACGCTACACAGCGCAAGGCGCAGACCTCTATGGCGAGTACGACTTAGTCGACCCAAACTACGCCAAGTATCCACCTGCCCCGGTGCAGCGGGTCGCCGTCCTGACGGAAGCCTTTTTGCCAAAAGTGGATGGCGTCAGCAAAACCACCTATCTCACCATTCGATACTTACAAGAAACAGGGCGCGAAGTGCTTGTCTTCGCCCCTGATACCTCTATCCCTCGCGTCGGCGACAGCGAAGTGATCGCCCTACCATCGCTATCTGTGCCACGCGCACCGGAAACGCGCATGGCCCTACCCAGCCCCATGGTCGTCAAGCGCATCGAAGAATTCCAGCCGGACCTGATTCATTTGTGCAGCCCGGCCTTCATGACCGTAAACGGCATGGCAGCAGGCCGCTACCTGAATATTCCCGTCGTCGCCAATTATCAGACGGACCTGCCAGGTTATGCCAAGCGCTATGGCGCGCCTATGCTGGCGACACCTGTACGGCTGTGGCTGCGTTACCTGCATAACGGCTGCCATATCAACCTCGTACCCACAGAGATGGTCCGCAATGATCTTCAGTCATATGGCTTTAGACGGCTGCGCGTCTGGGGACGTGGCGTCAATACAGAGCGATTCCATCCATCGTTCAAAAGCGCTGCCATGCGCGAACGGCTGCTCAATGGGCGTGACCCAGATAGTCTGCTCATTATTTACGTCGGAAGGCTCGCCTACGAGAAGTGCGTCGATCAGCTCATTGAAGTCGCAAAAGTACCCGGCGTTGCACTGACCATCATCGGGGATGGTGCCACGCGCGAAGAACTGGAAACGCTCTTCGCAGGGACGAACACACACTTCACAGGCTATATGGTCGGCGATGAACTCAGTCAGGCGTTTGCCAGTGCAGATGCGTTCTTCTTCCCTGGGCCAAACGAAACATTTGGTCAGGTGGTACAAGAGGCGATGGCGAGCGCTATTACCTGCGTCGTCACCAGCGAAGGGGCTGTATCTGCGTTGGTCAACCATGGCGAAACGGGCCTCATCTGCGAACATGAGCCAGAGGCCTTTGCAGAAGCCGCCCGCCAATTAGCAGAAAACCGAGACTGGGCCATAGAAATGGGCCAAAAAGGGTACGAACTGGTGCGAGAACGCCCCTGGGCTGCTATCATGAATCAGTTGGAACGTCACTATGCTGAGGCGCAAATGCTCAGCCAACGTTACCTGCATCATTTCGGGACATCCCACTATGCCAACGCTATCACGCTGACAGGGTACTTCCCGCGAGTGCGCCCGTTTAGTGACGGGCAGTCCAACGCTGAAACGGATTCAAATTCCACCCAGAGGACAGCTTCATGAGCGAACCCACAACTGAAAAAGCACCCCGCAAGACCCTGGCACTGATCGCACACGATGGTAAAAAAGCCGATATGGTCGCCTTCGTGATGGCCTATCGCGAGGTTCTTGCACGCTACGATCTCATAGCCACCAATACCACCGGCACCCTGATCCGAGATAAAACAGGCTTGCCCGTGACCTTGATGCTCTCCGGCCCCCAGGGCGGTGATGCTCAGATCGCGGCAATGATCGCGGAACACAAAATCGAAGCGGTCTTCTTCCTGATTGACCCGCTCGGCAAGCACCCGCACGACCCGGATATTCAGACGCTGCTGCGTATCTGTAACGTGCACAATGTCGCCCTGGCGACCAACACATCAACGGCAGAATTTATTATCTCCGCATCAGCGATATAAGCCGTTCGATAAGCGAATTTGCCGATGCTATTCCGTGATCTGCGCCCGATGGATCGCAATACGGAGCACACCATCAATCAACCCAGCCAACAATAAGACGATCCCTAACAGCACAATACCCATCAAAACGCTGTAGGGGATCGTCAGCCACATCTGCGCCGCGTGATTGAGGTTCATCAAGCTCAGGCCCCAATCACTAAAAGTAGCGTAAGCCAGCGACACCATAAACGCAGCGCCCTGTGTCATCTGTGATGAACCCGTATTGAGCTGCATAAACGCATAAAATAGTGCACCGTTAAGGCCTATATATCCACCTAGCATGATTATTTGCACGATGCTGGCATAAGCCCGCTGACGCAGCATCACAGCAACCCACAGGCCCAACGTGATAGCCAAACCCAACATGACTAAGGGTAACAACAGTGCCGCGGTTAGCAGGATAGCCAGCAAAATAACGCCCCATACAAGCGAGACCTCCGGCGTGATATTCGCCGTCAGCAAATCCAGATATATGCCCCGGAAAGCCATCACCTGATACAACACACCAGCAATCAGCAGCAAGCGCACAACCAGTAATATATAGATGAGATGTCGCACTCGATAGAAGATCGCCACCCATCGCGTGCGCAGGGTCATCTCAGCGCCATATTCAGTTGCTCGCAGGGCATCCCAGGTTTGATGCCGTCTTTCCGCATTCAGCGTCCCCACACCCAATGAGAATGCAATTCCCCATAACACGACCTGCACCCCACAGGCTGGATAGTAGAGAATGCGAAAGAGTGCATCAACAAAATGCTCAGTGGATAAAGGCCGTGGCGACCCTAGCGCAGCGAAGAAATACCCTACAAGCACCAGCATAGAGAGGCACACAACAGAAAAAATGATGCGCACCAAACGCCCTCTGAGCGTTGCATTGGGGCGATAACGCTGATATGCCACACGCAGCAGGGGATTCGTGCGCTGCATCCATATTGGCAAAGGCCCCACGAGCCATCTCAGCATGTGGTCATTCCACTTCGTCTAACACGGTATGGATGGTCGCCTCAAGGTTGGCAATGGCAGCACGCCATGCCTGCCCTTCAATCACAATATCTCGTGTATAACGTATATAGTGGATATAAACGGCAGGTTCGATATCAAAGCGCGCCAGCCAGGATTGGGCATAAGCCCCCATCTGCAAGGTAAAATGACGCCGAGCATGTTCAGCGAGGCCCTCAGGCGAGGGCTTTTCCACATAGCTGGTCTTGTAATCGACAATGCACCACTGTCCATCATATCGCTGGAAAACCAGGTCAATCACACCGTGAATCAGCCGCCCTTCCATGCGATAGATAAAAGGCAGCTCATGATAGACTGGGCGACCTGCTGTTTTAGCTTCCGCGACCCATTGGTACAAATCGCTGTGCATAAATTGATGGAGCAGATCCGTCGCTTCTCGCACGGCTTCGGCTTCTAAGCGAGGGTCCGTGATGCCTTGCTGCCATGCATATCCCTGCAAGACGCGTTCCATATCGAGTGTGCTCTCCGGCAAGCGCCAATATCGCAGCGCTTCATGGACGATAGTGCCGATAATCCGCCCGGTAAGGCGCGGGTTGTGCCTACGGACGACTTCACGAACAGGTGCTTTCGGCGTATCGTAGACATCCGCCATCACATTCACGCGGTATGTCTCTCGATAGCGATCTTCCTCCAACACTGCCGCCAGCAGGTTCTCTAATTGGGATGCATTCATATGATCCAGCACAGCCGTGGGCTGTTTGGGAACAGCGGCCAACAGCGGCGGCACTTGCAGCATATCATCGCTTTCCAGCGAGAGCGTTGTCATCTGGTCGCTAACTAGCCGACTTGGCAGGTCATGATCATATTCACGAACAGACGCGTATGCAAAACAATCCGCCGCGCCTGGGATCGGCAGCAGGGCCCCATCCTCACAATCCGTCATGTCGAGTGCTTCAAGCAGCATGCCCAGCCAATGATCTGCGCTGAAGCCCTCTTTCTTCGCTCTGAAATGCCCGCTCACCAGCAGATAATCCTGGGCACGCGTGGCTGCTACATAAAACAAACGGCGATTCTCAGCATCCTCGCGCATAATCTGTAAAGTCTTTGCCTGCCGATACGGGTACGACTCGTATAATTCACCTTCCAGCGTGGTGACTTTACACGCGAGGCCCATATCTCGGTCATAGAGCAACGGCGACGTGCTATTGCCCCTGGAGCTACTACCCGCATCAGCTAATACCACCACCGGGAACTCAAGCCCTTTACTGCGATGGACCGTCATCAAACGCACCGCATCACTGGCATCGAGCAGCGCTTCACCCTCGCGCAAGTCTCTGCTGCTGATGTCATCAATATAA
The Phototrophicus methaneseepsis DNA segment above includes these coding regions:
- a CDS encoding 4-vinyl reductase yields the protein MPPERKKSGYYYPNKFARITLEAMEEVMGENGLNAILNLAGLSEYIGNFPPDNLEKEFDFADYTALNIALEEMYGPRGGRGLALRAGRATFAQGLRAFGALAGVGDLAFKVLPLNAKLKIGVPAMANIFSQFSDQISNVYDEGSDKIIYTLERCPMCWERQSDRAVCFVGQGLLQEGLRWVSGGSEFKVDMETCIAKGDDMGRYAIYKEPIS
- a CDS encoding glycosyltransferase family 4 protein, with the translated sequence MADHRVRQLFAARYTAQGADLYGEYDLVDPNYAKYPPAPVQRVAVLTEAFLPKVDGVSKTTYLTIRYLQETGREVLVFAPDTSIPRVGDSEVIALPSLSVPRAPETRMALPSPMVVKRIEEFQPDLIHLCSPAFMTVNGMAAGRYLNIPVVANYQTDLPGYAKRYGAPMLATPVRLWLRYLHNGCHINLVPTEMVRNDLQSYGFRRLRVWGRGVNTERFHPSFKSAAMRERLLNGRDPDSLLIIYVGRLAYEKCVDQLIEVAKVPGVALTIIGDGATREELETLFAGTNTHFTGYMVGDELSQAFASADAFFFPGPNETFGQVVQEAMASAITCVVTSEGAVSALVNHGETGLICEHEPEAFAEAARQLAENRDWAIEMGQKGYELVRERPWAAIMNQLERHYAEAQMLSQRYLHHFGTSHYANAITLTGYFPRVRPFSDGQSNAETDSNSTQRTAS
- the miaB gene encoding tRNA (N6-isopentenyl adenosine(37)-C2)-methylthiotransferase MiaB, producing MRYHIYTLGCQMNVADSQRLASEMERMGHTASEDPDDADIFVVNTCVVRQSAEDKAYGRLNILKGLKEKKPDKIIGVMGCLVGVRDPLYLRKRLPQVDVFMAPSDPQPMVEFLNDRFAESEVRAMEEEARQQRDQMQDGEIILPLHERNTLISAHVPVVYGCSHACTFCIIPYRRGVERSRSIGEIVGHVRSLALQGVKEVTLLGQIVDRYGKDIPDGPDLADLLRITHGIAEEMGIERIRFLTSHPNWMSDKLLDTVAELPRIMPVIEVPVQAGDDDVLATMRRGYTNAQYRRLVEKIRKRIPGVAIHTDIIVGFPGETEAQFMKTYELLADLKLDKAHLARYSPRPNTVSDRRMEDDVTEEEKKRRHAMLDELQAQVVGEINQRYLGQIVEVLVEDEHRGKWRGRTPQNKLVFFESEQDLKGHLVNVEVTWTGPYSMQGRLPNTQQANDPLVIMAG
- a CDS encoding class I SAM-dependent methyltransferase, producing the protein MMVSQAILKDMALRVGQREGWDFSRVRDQRDPVPWDYEQVVVPYLSTHARVLDIGTGGGERLLKLLPLLGSAVGVDADEAMIQTAQANARSAQQYQLSFRVMRSEKLLFDDNAFDVVLCRHAPYDVGEVLRVLKPGAVFITQQVGWLNTANIYRAFGQRPQHNDGTDPYKMGRRFKAAGCDVLVQASYDVPYRFLDVESLIFWLQAVPVPSDFAMETHWQGVQDIIQRYSTSRGIETNEHRTLLVVRRR
- a CDS encoding c-type cytochrome, with protein sequence MMQRKLFIVLVGISALLLAACGTAATPPYVATSTPIGFEEEAQAEEEVAVVPTETTEPTEEVTEEATEEVTEEATEEATEEATEEATEEATEEIDTQDVEEEATAEATEEATAEDEETDTEEADTEGDSTGGAIDQEREDEIAFWVDLASASNGEAIFNETLQVADGTMWACTTCHDISQNIQGVGPSLVGINERAGERVEGEGPLTYLYHSIYDSQAFLVPGFENNALHMPVFGETGVLSDTQIYDLIAYLQTLPSE
- a CDS encoding PHP domain-containing protein, coding for MYIPRLGTADLHIHTSASDGVAHVHELLNFITHHRPMLDVIAITDHDTLDASLWAYEGRHQYPFDIVPGVEVSSRGGHVLALWVTTPIPRDMSLPETVAAIHEAGGVAILAHPFHVEIDVSRHNARRHWQHPSVLLDCGLDAIESYNAGVVTPGSNWLAGYFARKIGLTVTGSSDAHTLGAVGTGVTRFTGHTSVHLRAAFAEQRTRAEGRTWPIIEYVNYLRHATQRKAQTSMASTT
- a CDS encoding methylglyoxal synthase, which gives rise to MSEPTTEKAPRKTLALIAHDGKKADMVAFVMAYREVLARYDLIATNTTGTLIRDKTGLPVTLMLSGPQGGDAQIAAMIAEHKIEAVFFLIDPLGKHPHDPDIQTLLRICNVHNVALATNTSTAEFIISASAI
- a CDS encoding AZOBR_p60025 family cell surface glycopolymer formation protein, producing MLQLLQKLRPWMIAAFLSLAVSLVIIVINGNDPLALVTIGTQFSEGIPEEQNGTEGYDGQFNYYIARDPSTAAQYIDVPAYRFQRILMPGIAWVLSFGNVALIPWIFLFIGVLSLAAGTAILEDLLVQLGASRWYALTYGLTIGTLGAVRLSLSEPLAYALALGGIWLFLHPRWWLSAIAFALALLTRETTILIPLACGIYLLTQRNWKIAIPFGLLTLIPFVVWQLILYMYLGQFGIGSGGAKATGFEIIPFMGVIRIVTDVPAEIRLRMVLIFGSLLLPFVLIPTFWGLWRCIQDFLKGTVSFYTWLLVTHVVIMFFVPFSTYREPIGIYRFIVGLQIAIILYAAERHQKRALLYSTLWIITSFFLFSLA